The sequence CGCCTTCTCGATATACTTGATGCTGCCGGGGTCGAACGGCTTGATCAGCAATTGCGTCGCCTCGGGGATGGAGATCGACGCCATCGCGCGCAGCTCGGTGGGCGTGCCATAATATTCGGCCCGAATGTTCTCCACCAGCGCTGGCGTTGCGCGGCCGGTGCGGATGGCGCGCAACTCGTGCTTCAGGTGGTCCAGGCCCTTTTCCATACTCTCTTCAGCGTCCATCAGAATGTCGTCGGCGGGCATAAGGGCTCCAGGGTCAGGGTCGGCGTTGTCACGCGCCGCGTTCGGTTCAGGTCATTTTCATCGCGGCAGGGGCGGATCGTCAACGTGCGATCACGGCAACGCTCGATCACGGCGATGCTCGATCACTTGGGGATGATCGTCGTGCCGACCTTCTCGCCGCGCAGCACGCGGGCGATGTTGCCCGGAGTCTTCAGGTTGAAGACGACCAGCGGGATCGACCGCTCCATGGCCAACGTAATGGCGGTCAGGTCCATCACGCGCAGCTTGGCGTCCAGCACGTGCTCGTAGCTGATGTTGTCGAACAGCTTGGCGTCGGCGTGCTTCTTGGGGTCCTTGTCGTAGATGCCGTCGACCTTCGTGGCCTTCATCAGCACGTCGGCGTGAATTTCGGTCGCCCGCAGCGCGGCGCAGGTGTCGGTCGTGAAGAACGGGTTGCCCGTGCCCGCAGCCAGGATCACCACGCGGCCCTTTTCCAGGTGACGAATCGCCCGGCGGCGGATGAAGCTCTCGGCGATGCTGTAGACGCTGATCGCGCTCATCACGCGCGTCGGCTGGCCAAGCTTCTCCATCGTCTCCTGCAGCGCGACCGCGTTCAGCACGGTCGACAGCATGCCCATGTAGTCGGCCGTCGCGCGGGGGATGTGGCCGTCCTCTGCGAACGTTGCCCCACGGATGAAGTTGCCTCCACCCACCACGATCGCCAGCTCCACGCCCATCTGGGCGACCTCGATGCACTGGCGGGCAATGCCCTCCAGCTCGTTGGCCTCAATGCCGAACCCACCTTCGGGGCAGAACCCTTCACCGCTGATTTTCAGGAGGACGCGCTTGTACACCGGTTGGCTTTGCGACATGCGAGGGAAGGTACGGGAGCGGGGCGGGAACGTCAAAGCGGGGAAGTGGAAAGCGGGATGGAAGATGCCGGTTCGAAGATGGCGAGCAACGGTCGTGCGGGCCGTACGGACTTTGCTATTCCTCAGACTCTATCCTCTGCCCGCGTCTTCCCTTACTCTCCCGCACATGAGCGTGATCCTGATCGGCTACCGCGGGAGCGGGAAAACCTCGCTGGGACGTAAGCTGGCCGACCGGTTGTGGCAGCCGTTCGTCGACAGTGACGAACAGATCGTCGCCAAAGCGGGCAAGTCGATCCGGGAGATCTTCGAACAGGACGGTGAGCCGGCCTTCCGCGACCTGGAGTCGGCGGTCGTTCAGGATCTTGCGACCCGGCAGGAACACGTGATCGGCTTAGGTGGTGGGGCGGTGCTGCGGCCGGAGAACCGGGCGGCGCTGAAGGCCGGCGGTCATAAGATCGTCTACCTCCGCTGCGAACCAGCCGAGCTGCACAAGCGCATTAGCGCCGACGCTGCAACCGCTGCCAACCGTCCCAGCCTGACCGAACTGGGCGGTGGATTGGCCGAGATCGAGAAACTTTTGCAGCAGCGCGAGCCGATCTATCGGGAAGTGATGGACGTGGAACTCGACGTGACCGCGTTATCGGTCGACGAAGCGATGGCCCGGCTGGCGAAGATGATCTGATCGCGAACGTTGCCGCGGGTTTGTCTGACCGTGGCATGGGCGTCTCGCCCATGCGGTGGCCCGAAGCGGAAGATCGAGTTTTGGGCAAGGTACGAATGACGCCGTCTGCCATTGATAATGCTACCTGTCCTGCTCATAGGCATCGGCGAGACGCCCATGCCACGACCAAGGCGTCCCACGACAGCGATCGCCGCCTTTACTTCCAACTTCGTCCTTTGCACTTCCGTCATCTGAATGCCTGACGCCATCTACATCTTCTTCGTCTTCGCGTTCGGCGCCTGCGTTGGCAGCTTTCTGAACGTGGTGGTCTGGCGGCTGCCGCGGGGCGAGTCGCTGGTGACGCCGCCGTCGCATTGCCCCAAGTGCAACAACACGCTGAAGGCGTACGACAACATCCCGATCCTCGGTTGGCTGAAGCTTGGCGGGAAGTGCCGTTTCTGCGGACTGCCCATCTCGCCGCGCTATCCGATCGTGGAAGCGGTAACCGGCGGGCTGTTCGTGTTGTACTACGTGATGTTCTTCATGCTGCAGATCGGCCCCTGCCTGCCGAACGGTCAGCACGCGACACTGTCGATCGTCAGCGACTGGCCGATGTATGGCCTGTACATGTTCACGATCGCCTGCCTGCTGGCCGCCAGTCTGATCGATGCCGAGCTGTTCATCATCCCGCTGGAGATTCCGTGGCTGATGGCGGGCGTGGCAATCGTGGTCCACGCGATCATCGACCGCCCGCACCTGCCCGGCGCGCTGAACCTCGATCCCGTTCCCGCGGCCATGGCGCTGGGGGCGGGCATTGGGCTGTTGCTGTCGGTGCTGCTCTGGTGGCGGGGCGTCATCCCGACCAGCTTCCCGCAAGGCGAGCCGATGCTTGAGATCGACCACGAGCTGTACGCGAAGGAAGTCGAAGAGGCCAAGGCCAAGGGGCAGACGGTCCAGCCACTGCCACCCGAGTATTCACCGGGGCAGATTCGGGCCGAGATGCTGAAGGAACTGATGTTCCTGGCTCCACCCACGGTGCTCGCTGCCGTTTGCGCTTTGGCCGTTGTTGCCGTCCCGAGCATTGCCGAGGCTTGGGCGACCGCCACGAGCGCGCACTGGTTCACCGGCTTCCTCGGCGCGGTGTGGGGCGGGTGCATCGGCGCGTTCATCGTCTGGTTCTTCCGCATCGCAGGCACGCTGGGATTTGGCCGCGTGGCGATGGGGCTGGGCGACGTGCACCTCATGTTTGGCGTGGGGGCGGTGATTGGCGCGATGTCGTCGGTGGCGGCGTTCTTTCTCGCGCCGTTCTTCGCCATCCTGCTGCACGTGTGGCTCCTGTTGATCCGTGGCAAGCGCGAGCTGCCCTACGGGCCGTACCTGAGCCTGGCGACGGCGTTCGTCATGATCTTCTCGTGCGCGATCACCAACTATCTCACGCCCGGGCTGGCGGGGCTTGGGCTTGTCGTGCGGCAACTGATAGGATGGTAGGAAGACATGAACACGACGTGGCAGAGCATCAAACTGTGGACGAAGCTGATCCTCATGGCCAGCGCGTTGCTGTACATGTTTATCTTCGTCTACAACAACAGCAATAAGCCGGTGAAGATCTGGTGGTGGTTCAATCGCGAGCCTGACACGTCGGTGCTCGTGCTGACCCTTGGCACGTTCCTGACCGGCGTGATCACCGCGATCCTGGTCCGCACCATTTGGAAGACCTGGCGGCAGATCCGCAAGTCCACTGACCGCTCGCGCACCAACAAGCTCGAGCGCGAGATGGCGGATATGAAAGCGAAGGCCGCCCGCCTGCAGGTGTCCCGGCCGGACGTCGACCCCGACAACAACACGATCGCGTGAGCGACGAAGCCCCGGCTGCAGCATTCCGGCCCGCCAACTGGTAAACTGCAGCGAACGCATCGACAGACGACGACGAAACCTAAAGGAGTAGACCCGCATGTCCGCAAGCAAACTGATCGTGACGACGCTGAGCAGCCTGATGTTGGTCGGCTGTGCCAACAAGGAAATGGACGCCCTGACCAAGCAGAACCGCGAACTGCAGTCGAACTACGACCGCCTGCGCAGCGAGAACGCCGACCTTCAGTCGCGCCTGGCGGCCGCTCCGGACGCGTCGCAACTGTCGAGCCTGCAGGGTGAGGTCGCCAGCCGCGATGCGAAGATCAAGGAACTGGAAGATCAGCTGCGCAAGCCCACCCCCGGCGCCGGTGATCAGCCGGGCATCGAGGGCATTGAAACGACCTACGACGCCGCCGCCGGCACGATGACGGTTAACCTGCCGGGCGACGTGCTGTTCGCCAGTGGTCAGGACACGCTCAAGCCGTCCGCCCGCGCCACGCTCGACAAGATCGCGTCGGCGATCAAGAACGACTACGCCGGTAAGCGCGTGCGCGTGGAAGGGCATACCGACACCGACCCGATCAGCAAGACCAAGGACAAGTACGTCGACAACCTCGATTTGTCCCTGAACCGCGCCGCCGCCGTCACGCGGTATCTGGAGACGCGCGGCCTGTCG is a genomic window of Tepidisphaeraceae bacterium containing:
- the pyrH gene encoding UMP kinase, with translation MSQSQPVYKRVLLKISGEGFCPEGGFGIEANELEGIARQCIEVAQMGVELAIVVGGGNFIRGATFAEDGHIPRATADYMGMLSTVLNAVALQETMEKLGQPTRVMSAISVYSIAESFIRRRAIRHLEKGRVVILAAGTGNPFFTTDTCAALRATEIHADVLMKATKVDGIYDKDPKKHADAKLFDNISYEHVLDAKLRVMDLTAITLAMERSIPLVVFNLKTPGNIARVLRGEKVGTTIIPK
- a CDS encoding shikimate kinase, which produces MSVILIGYRGSGKTSLGRKLADRLWQPFVDSDEQIVAKAGKSIREIFEQDGEPAFRDLESAVVQDLATRQEHVIGLGGGAVLRPENRAALKAGGHKIVYLRCEPAELHKRISADAATAANRPSLTELGGGLAEIEKLLQQREPIYREVMDVELDVTALSVDEAMARLAKMI
- a CDS encoding prepilin peptidase, with amino-acid sequence MPDAIYIFFVFAFGACVGSFLNVVVWRLPRGESLVTPPSHCPKCNNTLKAYDNIPILGWLKLGGKCRFCGLPISPRYPIVEAVTGGLFVLYYVMFFMLQIGPCLPNGQHATLSIVSDWPMYGLYMFTIACLLAASLIDAELFIIPLEIPWLMAGVAIVVHAIIDRPHLPGALNLDPVPAAMALGAGIGLLLSVLLWWRGVIPTSFPQGEPMLEIDHELYAKEVEEAKAKGQTVQPLPPEYSPGQIRAEMLKELMFLAPPTVLAAVCALAVVAVPSIAEAWATATSAHWFTGFLGAVWGGCIGAFIVWFFRIAGTLGFGRVAMGLGDVHLMFGVGAVIGAMSSVAAFFLAPFFAILLHVWLLLIRGKRELPYGPYLSLATAFVMIFSCAITNYLTPGLAGLGLVVRQLIGW
- a CDS encoding OmpA family protein — its product is MSASKLIVTTLSSLMLVGCANKEMDALTKQNRELQSNYDRLRSENADLQSRLAAAPDASQLSSLQGEVASRDAKIKELEDQLRKPTPGAGDQPGIEGIETTYDAAAGTMTVNLPGDVLFASGQDTLKPSARATLDKIASAIKNDYAGKRVRVEGHTDTDPISKTKDKYVDNLDLSLNRAAAVTRYLETRGLSPKQITTSGYGPSRPRGDKAASRRVEIVVVTR